A stretch of Chryseobacterium viscerum DNA encodes these proteins:
- a CDS encoding T9SS type A sorting domain-containing protein: protein MERISIYCIILSVFSVPILHAQSAVLATGLDASAANGFVSYSVGQTTYLEKGTGQVLEGVQQPYEIITLTSLETSSELTGILLYPNPFRDYLYLDFTSNNFKGSEYQLFDAQGKLVKKDKISQSKSELNFSSLPSAMYIIRITQNGENIKTFKIIKK from the coding sequence ATGGAAAGAATATCTATTTATTGTATTATTCTGTCTGTCTTTTCCGTCCCCATACTGCACGCACAATCTGCAGTTTTGGCAACCGGACTGGATGCTTCAGCAGCTAATGGTTTTGTTTCTTACAGTGTAGGCCAAACGACCTACCTCGAAAAAGGAACAGGACAGGTTCTCGAAGGTGTTCAACAGCCTTACGAAATTATCACTCTTACTTCCCTTGAAACTTCTTCTGAACTCACAGGCATTTTGCTATACCCTAATCCTTTCAGAGATTATTTGTATTTAGATTTTACCTCAAATAATTTTAAAGGATCAGAGTATCAGTTATTTGATGCCCAAGGTAAGCTGGTAAAAAAAGATAAGATTTCACAATCAAAATCTGAGCTTAATTTCTCCTCACTTCCTTCTGCTATGTATATCATCAGGATTACTCAAAACGGAGAAAATATTAAAACATTCAAAATCATCAAAAAATAA
- a CDS encoding LytR/AlgR family response regulator transcription factor — protein MITHIRCMIIDDDELDRLVLQHYIKQYQNIEIVASFDSAEKAIPYLDVPADLLIIETNLQGMSGLEFRRLAHKIPACIFVSSHPELAAGAFEISTLDFITKPLTAERFHYSMEKLFDFFEVKEKCECYDAMVGENCIKIKEGGQVFQINMKDILYLEALKDYTRIITLEKNHCILNSLGNLLQKKIFDSFVRIHRSYAVPRHLIRGKSCHEIELAHHIKLPIGRTYKDNLSFFNP, from the coding sequence ATGATTACCCATATCAGATGTATGATTATTGATGATGATGAACTGGACAGACTGGTTCTTCAGCATTATATCAAACAATATCAAAACATTGAAATTGTTGCCTCTTTTGACTCTGCTGAAAAGGCAATACCCTACCTTGACGTTCCCGCCGATCTCCTGATTATTGAGACTAATTTGCAGGGCATGAGCGGACTTGAATTCCGGAGACTGGCCCATAAAATACCTGCCTGTATTTTTGTAAGTTCCCATCCTGAGCTGGCTGCCGGGGCTTTTGAGATCAGTACTTTAGATTTTATCACAAAACCCCTTACTGCAGAACGCTTTCATTACTCTATGGAGAAGCTTTTTGATTTTTTTGAAGTGAAAGAAAAATGTGAATGCTATGATGCAATGGTAGGAGAAAACTGCATCAAAATAAAAGAAGGAGGGCAGGTTTTTCAGATTAATATGAAAGATATTCTGTATCTGGAAGCTCTGAAAGATTACACCAGAATTATCACTCTTGAAAAAAATCACTGTATTTTAAATTCTCTGGGAAATCTTCTGCAAAAAAAAATCTTTGACTCTTTTGTCAGAATACACAGAAGTTATGCTGTTCCACGCCACCTTATCCGTGGAAAAAGCTGTCATGAGATAGAACTTGCACATCACATCAAACTTCCTATCGGCAGAACTTACAAGGATAATCTTTCTTTTTTCAATCCTTAA
- a CDS encoding cation:proton antiporter: MELYYSFSALIVLASIFAYLNYRFLKLPSTIGIMVIAIVVSIFLVMFGETVLPRTFGHLHNLMNGIDFTEVLMGAMLNFLLFAGGIHININDLKEQFRPVVIFSTVGVVISTFVVGFGMFYLLPYVGVKLPFIYCLVFGALISPTDPVAVLSVLKQANVSKSLETKVAGESLFNDGMAVVVFTVILQLAVGKEVDLSVETIGLLLLKEAGGGLLLGVLLGWVTSRLMREVDDYIISVLVTLSVVMGGYLIARQMHISGPLTMVAAGLFMGNFNRSFKMKSVTQDYLIKFWELIDEILNAVLFLFIGFELLMIKDLRHFMIPGLAAIVVVLFARFISIWGPTKFTSLRRSFSPQTVKVLVWGGIRGGVSIALAMSIPKSEYSEIILSITYCVVVFSIIVQGLTIAKVANPNKIAKEEEEQENTALEEKA; this comes from the coding sequence GTGGAATTATATTATTCATTTTCAGCATTAATCGTATTAGCATCAATATTTGCCTATCTCAATTACAGGTTTTTAAAACTTCCAAGCACCATCGGAATTATGGTGATTGCCATTGTGGTGTCTATTTTTCTGGTAATGTTTGGAGAAACAGTGCTTCCGAGAACTTTCGGACATCTTCACAATCTAATGAACGGTATTGATTTTACCGAGGTTTTGATGGGAGCTATGCTTAATTTTCTGCTCTTTGCAGGAGGAATTCATATTAATATTAATGATCTGAAAGAACAGTTCAGGCCTGTAGTAATATTTTCCACAGTAGGCGTTGTGATTTCTACTTTTGTGGTAGGATTCGGAATGTTTTATCTGCTTCCTTATGTGGGCGTTAAGCTTCCTTTTATCTACTGTCTTGTTTTTGGTGCCCTGATTTCACCTACTGATCCGGTAGCGGTTCTGAGTGTACTGAAACAGGCAAATGTATCAAAATCACTTGAAACAAAAGTGGCCGGAGAATCTCTGTTCAATGACGGTATGGCGGTTGTGGTCTTTACAGTGATTTTACAGCTGGCAGTCGGGAAAGAAGTGGATCTGAGTGTTGAAACCATCGGATTGCTTTTGCTTAAAGAAGCTGGAGGTGGTCTTTTACTTGGAGTTCTCCTTGGTTGGGTTACATCAAGATTGATGCGTGAAGTGGATGATTATATTATTTCCGTATTAGTAACGCTTTCTGTAGTGATGGGAGGTTATCTTATTGCAAGACAGATGCATATTTCAGGACCGTTGACAATGGTGGCAGCAGGATTATTTATGGGGAATTTCAACAGGAGTTTCAAAATGAAATCCGTTACTCAGGATTATCTGATTAAATTCTGGGAACTGATTGATGAAATTCTGAATGCTGTATTATTCCTGTTCATCGGATTTGAACTTTTAATGATTAAAGATCTCAGACACTTCATGATTCCTGGATTAGCTGCTATTGTGGTAGTTCTGTTTGCAAGATTTATTTCTATCTGGGGACCTACGAAATTTACCTCTTTGAGAAGAAGTTTCAGCCCGCAGACTGTAAAAGTTCTGGTTTGGGGAGGAATCAGAGGTGGAGTTTCCATTGCACTGGCGATGTCTATTCCTAAAAGTGAATACAGTGAGATTATTTTAAGTATTACCTATTGTGTAGTAGTATTCTCGATCATTGTTCAGGGGCTTACCATTGCCAAGGTGGCGAACCCTAATAAGATTGCAAAAGAAGAGGAAGAGCAGGAGAATACTGCCTTAGAAGAAAAAGCTTAA
- a CDS encoding DUF4919 domain-containing protein, with protein sequence MKYHFFLLFIMFSVFGFSQKSKLDLKVIEKSLKNSDSPYNYEKLIFKYKGYPKSLDSIESQYLYYGRNFIKDKVNTSDDSFKSLAEAFKQNNFADCIRQGKALYYKDLTNLDILLILLRAYDSVKDGSNFMHHLNQFRSLTEGIKLSGDGKSEKTAYIVNSVGDEYILLNILNIGQDYTRSSKPAKDGMFDVWEKEGQQLYIKILYLELTN encoded by the coding sequence ATGAAGTATCACTTTTTCCTTTTATTCATCATGTTTTCAGTTTTTGGCTTCAGCCAGAAATCAAAACTTGATTTAAAAGTTATTGAGAAAAGTCTCAAAAATTCTGATTCTCCTTACAATTATGAGAAGCTTATTTTTAAATATAAAGGATATCCGAAGTCTTTGGACAGTATAGAGTCGCAATATCTTTACTATGGAAGAAATTTCATAAAAGATAAAGTAAATACGTCAGATGATAGCTTTAAAAGTCTTGCTGAAGCCTTTAAGCAAAACAATTTTGCAGACTGTATCAGGCAGGGAAAAGCTTTGTATTATAAAGACCTTACGAATCTGGATATTTTGCTGATCCTTCTCAGAGCATATGATTCTGTGAAGGACGGCAGCAACTTTATGCATCATCTGAATCAATTTCGTTCACTTACTGAAGGAATAAAACTTTCAGGAGACGGGAAATCTGAAAAAACCGCCTATATCGTCAATTCCGTAGGAGATGAATACATTCTGCTAAACATTCTGAATATAGGACAGGACTATACGAGAAGCTCAAAACCTGCTAAGGATGGCATGTTTGATGTTTGGGAAAAAGAGGGGCAGCAGCTCTATATTAAAATACTCTATTTGGAACTCACCAATTAA
- the hflX gene encoding GTPase HflX, protein MLEKKEHNYEKAVLVGVITQNQDEEKLTEYLDELEFLAFTAGATVQKRFTQKLTQPDSKTFIGSGKAIEIKEYVKENEIGTVIFDDELSPSQLKNLEREMEVKILDRTNLILDIFAQRAQTSYARTQVELAQYQYLLPRLTRMWTHLERQKGGIGMRGPGETEIETDRRIIRDRITLLKEKLKTIDKQMATQRNNRGKVVRAALVGYTNVGKSTLMNSISKSEVFAENKLFATLDTTVRKVVIGNLPFLLTDTVGFIRKLPTQLVESFKSTLDEVREADLLIHVVDISHESFEDHIESVNHILMEINAHQKPMIMIFNKIDDFSYEKKDEDDLTPSTRKNISLEEWKKTWMGKSKYPTVFISALTKENFPEMKKMIYDEVMKIHISRFPYNDFLFEYFDNDEEEEINN, encoded by the coding sequence ATGTTAGAAAAGAAAGAACATAACTATGAGAAAGCAGTCTTAGTGGGTGTTATTACTCAAAATCAAGACGAAGAAAAACTGACAGAGTATTTAGATGAACTTGAGTTTTTAGCTTTCACAGCCGGAGCAACCGTACAAAAGCGTTTTACCCAAAAACTGACTCAGCCGGATTCCAAAACCTTTATAGGAAGTGGAAAAGCAATTGAGATAAAAGAATATGTAAAAGAAAACGAGATCGGAACTGTAATTTTCGATGATGAACTTTCACCTTCACAGCTTAAAAATCTGGAAAGAGAGATGGAGGTTAAGATTTTGGACCGTACCAATCTTATTCTTGATATTTTTGCCCAAAGGGCTCAGACTTCTTATGCAAGAACCCAGGTAGAACTGGCACAATATCAATATCTTTTGCCACGATTGACGAGAATGTGGACTCACCTTGAGCGTCAGAAAGGGGGAATTGGAATGAGAGGTCCCGGAGAAACGGAAATTGAAACTGACCGTCGTATTATCCGTGACAGAATTACATTGCTGAAAGAAAAACTGAAGACGATTGACAAGCAGATGGCGACCCAGCGTAATAACCGTGGAAAAGTAGTGCGTGCAGCTTTGGTAGGATATACCAACGTTGGAAAATCTACTTTGATGAATTCTATTTCAAAATCTGAGGTTTTTGCAGAAAATAAACTATTTGCTACTCTGGATACCACAGTAAGAAAAGTGGTGATCGGAAACTTACCATTTCTGCTTACGGATACAGTAGGGTTTATCAGAAAATTACCTACTCAGCTGGTAGAATCATTCAAGTCTACTCTGGATGAGGTTCGTGAAGCTGATCTTTTGATTCATGTAGTGGATATTTCGCACGAAAGTTTTGAAGATCACATAGAATCTGTAAACCATATTTTGATGGAAATCAATGCCCATCAGAAACCAATGATTATGATCTTCAATAAGATTGACGATTTCAGTTATGAGAAAAAGGACGAAGATGATCTTACCCCTTCAACCCGTAAAAATATCTCTCTGGAAGAATGGAAGAAAACATGGATGGGGAAATCAAAATATCCAACGGTTTTCATTTCTGCTTTAACGAAGGAAAACTTCCCGGAAATGAAGAAAATGATTTACGATGAGGTAATGAAGATTCATATTTCCAGATTTCCATACAATGATTTCCTTTTTGAATATTTCGATAACGACGAGGAAGAAGAAATCAATAATTAA